Proteins from a single region of Oncorhynchus keta strain PuntledgeMale-10-30-2019 chromosome 20, Oket_V2, whole genome shotgun sequence:
- the LOC118399153 gene encoding ly-6/neurotoxin-like protein 1, with translation MKSNILIVLTVLVVFIAVAQSLTCKQCNVGVFGTCFFPTNIVCDNSTLNCFTGEAKFNATGFLTLHTRGCLDSDLCGKTITATIFSAGVTSSSSCCQKDLCNGASSVQVSVTVALSAALVAWGV, from the exons ATGAAGAGTAATATTTTGATTGTGCTGACTGTCCTGGTGGTCTTCATAGCAGTGG CCCAGTCCTTGACCTGTAAGCAGTGCAATGTGGGGGTCTTTGGGACATGTTTCTTTCCCACAAACATAGTGTGTGACAACTCCACTCTCAACTGCTTCACCGGAGAAGCAA AATTCAATGCCACTGGGTTTCTGACACTCCACACCCGTGGTTGTCTGGACTCAGACCTGTGTGGCAAGACCATCACTGCAACCATCTTTAGTGCTGGTGTCACGAGCAGCTCCTCATGCTGCCAGAAAGACCTGTGTAACGGGGCCAGCTCCGTCCAGGTCTCTGTGACTGTGGCACTCAGCGCCGCCCTGGTGGCCTGGGGTGTTTAG
- the LOC118399152 gene encoding chloride intracellular channel protein 1-like isoform X1 — translation MSDENRLQVELFVKAGSDGQSIGNCPFSQRLFMVLWLKGVTFNVTTVDMKRKPEILKDLAPGAQPPFLLYGTEVKTDTNKIEEFLEENLSPPKYPRLASRNPESNTAGLDVFSKFSAYIKNSNPQLNDNLEKGLLKALNKLDKYLGSPLPDEIDENSADDVTSSSRPFLDGQVLTLADCNLLPKLNIVKVVCLKYRTFSIPKSLSNLWRYLDAAYAHEEFSSTCPNDTEIHIAYSAVAKALK, via the exons ATGAGTGACGAAAATAGACTTCAAGTTGAACTTTTTGTGAAG GCAGGCAGTGATGGCCAGAGCATTGGCAACTGTCCATTCTCCCAGCGCCTCTTCATGGTGCTGTGGCTCAAAGGAGTCACTTTCAACGTCACCACCGTGGACATGAAGAG GAAACCAGAGATCCTTAAGGACCTGGCCCCTGGTGCTCAGCCCCCCTTCCTGCTCTACGGGACGGAGGTGAAAACCGACACCAACAAGATAGAAGAGTTCCTGGAGGAGAACCTGTCCCCTCCAAA ATACCCCCGCCTGGCTTCCAGGAACCCTGAGTCTAACACAGCCGGCCTAGACGTGTTCTCCAAGTTCTCAGCCTACATCAAGAATTCAAACCCCCAGCTCAATGACA ACCTAGAGAAAGGCTTGCTCAAGGCACTGAATAAGCTAGACAAATACCTTGGCTCCCCACTTCCTGACGAGATTGATGAGAATAGTGCTGATGATGTCACTTCCTCCTCCCGTCCCTTCCTGGATGGGCAGGTCCTCACTCTGGCCGACTGCAACTTGCTTCCCAAGCTGAACATTGTCAAG GTGGTGTGTCTGAAGTATCGCACTTTCTCCATCCCCAAGTCTCTCTCCAACCTGTGGCGGTACCTGGATGCTGCGTACGCCCACGAGGAGTTCTCCTCTACCTGCCCCAACGACACAGAGATACACATCGCCTACTCAGCCGTGGCTAAAGCACTTAAGTAG
- the LOC118399151 gene encoding N(G),N(G)-dimethylarginine dimethylaminohydrolase 2-like codes for MASVLPYGCFTHAVVRGIPETFGKVDNEETTTDLAKAQRQFGVLTGALRQKVGLQLIEIPADPELPESWRIEDVAVIQGDTALITRPFIQQRRREAEAVRRVMSELNLTVVELGAEEGGSVGATLEGSDVLFTGREFFVGISSHTNHRGAEVLADTFRDFTVSTVPVCEGTRLKNICSMGGPDTIIISNSDGAKKTLRMMEQLTDHHYEVLTVPEGAAANCVYVRGPSKVDYLLHPPTEECPDSVPAFQKLTDYTLLPTACSEASKLGGHLSSFCLLINRKPYF; via the exons atGGCGAGCGTGTTGCCGTACGGCTGCTTCACCCACGCAGTGGTGCGGGGCATCCCAGAGACCTTTGGGAAGGTTGATAATGAGGAAACCACGACGGACTTGGCCAAGGCACAGCGTCAGTTTGGGGTGCTGACGGGGGCGCTGAGACAGAAGGTGGGGCTGCAGCTCATAGAGATCCCTGCAGACCCGGAGCTACCAGAGAGTTGGAGGATAGAGGATGTAGCTGTGATACAGGGAGACACGGCACTCATCACCAGGCCATTCATACAGCAGAGACGCAGAGAG gCTGAAGCGGTGAGGAGGGTGATGTCGGAGCTGAACCTGACAGTGGTGGAGTTGGGGGCAGAGGAGGGAGGCTCCGTAGGGGCCACGCTGGAGGGCAGCGACGTGCTCTTCACTGGCAGGGAGTTCTTTGTGGGCATCTCCTCCCACACCAACCACAGAGGAGCTGAGGTTCTGGCCGACACTTTCAGA GACTTCACTGTGTCCACGGTGCCAGTGTGTGAGGGAACTCGTCTAAAGAACATCTGCTCTATGGGAGGTCCTGATACTATCATCATCAGCAACAGTGATGGGGCCAAGAAGACCCTCCGG ATGATGGAGCAGCTGACTGATCACCACTACGAAGTGCTCACGGTCCCGGAGGGCGCAGCTGCTAACTGTGTCTATGTCAGGGGCCCCTCCAAAGTGGACTACCTGCTTCACCCACCCACTGAGGAGTGTCCTGACAGTGTCCCT GCCTTCCAGAAGCTGACAGACTACACCCTCCTCCCTACAGCGTGCAGCGAGGCCTCCAAGCTCGGAGGCCATCTGTCTTCATTCTGCCTACTTATCAATAGGAAGCCATACTTCTGA
- the LOC118399017 gene encoding prostate stem cell antigen-like codes for MSHPQLFLLFLCCLPLAAPLCCYTCVFPAISPMDCLKFPQECPAGQRCLASTAVGTRGSLRLVLYEKSCAIPSQCGLSGEKHTAGLNFTYHNNCCDTDLCNGAVAHAAPIWRGGALCILPILSLIQG; via the exons ATGTCTCATCCACAACTGTTTCTTCTTTTCCTGTGCTGTCTTCCTCTGGCAG CACCTCTGTGTTGTTACACATGTGTGTTTCCTGCCATCTCTCCCATGGACTGCCTCAAGTTCCCCCAGGAGTGTCCTGCTGGACAGCGCTgcctagctagcactgcagtgggGACGCGAG GCTCCCTGCGTCTGGTCCTGTACGAGAAGAGCTGTGCCATTCCCTCCCAATGTGGTCTGTCTGGGGAGAAACATACTGCAGGCCTGAACTTCACCTACCACAACAACTGCTGTGACACTGACCTGTGCAACGGGGCTGTGGCCCATGCTGCCCCCATCTGGAGGGGAGGTGCACTGTGCATCCTgcctattctctctctcatacagggCTGA
- the LOC118399152 gene encoding chloride intracellular channel protein 1-like isoform X2, with amino-acid sequence MSDENRLQVELFVKAGSDGQSIGNCPFSQRLFMVLWLKGVTFNVTTVDMKRKPEILKDLAPGAQPPFLLYGTEVKTDTNKIEEFLEENLSPPKYPRLASRNPESNTAGLDVFSKFSAYIKNSNPQLNDSPHSGRLQLASQAEHCQGGVSEVSHFLHPQVSLQPVAVPGCCVRPRGVLLYLPQRHRDTHRLLSRG; translated from the exons ATGAGTGACGAAAATAGACTTCAAGTTGAACTTTTTGTGAAG GCAGGCAGTGATGGCCAGAGCATTGGCAACTGTCCATTCTCCCAGCGCCTCTTCATGGTGCTGTGGCTCAAAGGAGTCACTTTCAACGTCACCACCGTGGACATGAAGAG GAAACCAGAGATCCTTAAGGACCTGGCCCCTGGTGCTCAGCCCCCCTTCCTGCTCTACGGGACGGAGGTGAAAACCGACACCAACAAGATAGAAGAGTTCCTGGAGGAGAACCTGTCCCCTCCAAA ATACCCCCGCCTGGCTTCCAGGAACCCTGAGTCTAACACAGCCGGCCTAGACGTGTTCTCCAAGTTCTCAGCCTACATCAAGAATTCAAACCCCCAGCTCAATGACA GTCCTCACTCTGGCCGACTGCAACTTGCTTCCCAAGCTGAACATTGTCAAG GTGGTGTGTCTGAAGTATCGCACTTTCTCCATCCCCAAGTCTCTCTCCAACCTGTGGCGGTACCTGGATGCTGCGTACGCCCACGAGGAGTTCTCCTCTACCTGCCCCAACGACACAGAGATACACATCGCCTACTCAGCCGTGGCTAA